Proteins from a genomic interval of Sporolactobacillus sp. Y61:
- a CDS encoding efflux RND transporter permease subunit encodes MRKMISFSMKNKLAVWLLTIVVIVSGVYAGTNMKMETMPDFTIPVVSVSTVYQGAAPSDVDENVTQPIEQRLQTMPGVQNVSSKSSTGMSSVIIEYGFDKDMDQAVNDVKEAVDQLTFPDQVKRPTIMRISMDAMPVYSASISGDGESLEKLSSQVKNDLLPAVEGVDGVSSVTLSGQQSEQVQIAFKESQLKKYGLSQDSVIQLIKGNNVSTPLGLYTIDDSQKSVVVSGNIGSANDLKKIRIPVVPQTGAAAGSQQSAAGQMGRTDSGQTLPGASGPAAQLKPPTIQLSDVADVTLVKNAESISRTNGKESIGISVVKGQDANTVDVVNGVKDQINNFEKTHEDVHATAMFDQGEPIVESVNTMIEKAIFGALFAMLVILLFLRNIRTTLISVVSIPLSLLIALALLNQMDITLNIMTLGALTIAIGRVVDDSIVVIENIYRRMTLRTEKLTGKELIREATHEMFIPIMSSTIVTIAVFMPMALVTGIVGQIFMPFALTIVFSLLASLLVAITIVPMLANSFFKKGLKKKIDSEEHPGKLAAFYRRVLNGALNHKAIVFGSAILLFAASLFLVPHIGASFLPSDQQKELILTYNPKPGQTQDDTKDVALQAEKYLNENKDMTKMQYSIGGSGSTPMFQTSDNQALFYVSYKKGTQNFDKLQKDTLKGLNGLSDQGEWKIQDMTGGGAGSNQLSLYVYGDSMNELQPVVEDVTNTVKKDKNFSEADSSLTQAYDQYTIVADQQKLGQYGIAAGQIAQSLMASGNMSNAQPLTTIKRDGDDLNVYLKVPEQAGVDNINDLTGKTVKSQTGQEVPIDELATVKSGKSPQTITKRDGKLYAEVTAKVNARDVSGATADLKKQIDKLDLPDGASVSFAGVAQQMNESFSQLGMAMLAAILIVYFVLVVTFGGGLAPFAILFSLPFAIIGSLVALLLSGETISISSLIGALMLIGIVVTNAVVLIDRVIHKEKAGFDTREALLEAAGTRIRPILMTAIATICALIPLAIGMESSGGMISKGLAITVIGGITSSTILTLIIVPIVYEALMKLKHKFSRKTAKVTE; translated from the coding sequence GTGCGTAAAATGATCTCTTTTTCAATGAAAAATAAACTGGCTGTATGGCTTCTGACGATTGTTGTCATAGTCAGTGGTGTCTACGCCGGAACAAATATGAAAATGGAAACCATGCCGGATTTCACCATTCCGGTTGTCAGTGTTTCTACTGTGTATCAGGGGGCAGCACCCAGTGATGTAGATGAAAATGTCACACAGCCGATTGAACAGCGACTGCAGACCATGCCCGGCGTGCAGAACGTCAGCTCGAAGTCATCAACGGGTATGTCTTCGGTCATCATTGAATACGGATTCGATAAAGACATGGATCAGGCAGTCAATGATGTCAAAGAAGCTGTCGATCAACTGACCTTTCCTGATCAGGTGAAACGGCCGACAATCATGCGAATCAGCATGGACGCCATGCCGGTGTACAGCGCCAGTATATCAGGTGACGGGGAATCACTAGAAAAACTCAGCAGTCAGGTGAAAAATGATCTGCTGCCGGCAGTTGAAGGAGTCGACGGTGTTTCATCTGTCACGTTATCCGGTCAGCAGTCAGAACAGGTACAAATAGCATTCAAAGAGTCACAGTTAAAGAAATACGGACTCAGCCAGGATTCTGTCATTCAACTGATTAAGGGTAACAATGTTTCAACCCCTCTGGGTCTGTACACGATTGATGACAGCCAGAAATCTGTTGTTGTCAGCGGAAATATCGGGTCTGCAAATGATCTGAAGAAAATAAGAATACCTGTTGTTCCACAGACAGGCGCTGCAGCCGGGAGTCAGCAAAGTGCGGCAGGGCAGATGGGCCGGACAGACAGCGGACAGACCCTGCCGGGTGCATCCGGACCGGCTGCGCAGCTCAAGCCGCCGACGATACAGTTGTCAGATGTTGCCGATGTCACGCTTGTTAAAAATGCAGAATCAATTTCCAGGACAAACGGCAAAGAATCTATCGGTATTTCGGTGGTTAAAGGGCAGGACGCCAATACTGTAGACGTCGTCAACGGGGTCAAAGATCAAATCAACAACTTCGAAAAAACGCATGAAGATGTCCATGCAACAGCTATGTTTGACCAGGGTGAACCGATCGTTGAATCTGTAAATACAATGATTGAAAAAGCGATTTTCGGTGCCCTGTTCGCGATGCTTGTCATCCTGCTCTTCCTGAGAAATATTCGAACGACGCTGATATCGGTAGTTTCCATTCCGTTATCTCTGTTAATCGCACTGGCCCTTCTCAATCAGATGGATATCACTCTCAATATCATGACGCTTGGTGCGCTCACCATCGCAATCGGTCGCGTCGTTGACGATTCGATTGTTGTGATTGAGAACATCTACAGACGGATGACGCTGCGGACCGAGAAACTGACAGGCAAAGAGCTGATTCGTGAGGCGACACATGAAATGTTTATCCCGATTATGTCGTCGACTATAGTCACAATCGCTGTTTTCATGCCTATGGCCCTTGTGACCGGCATTGTCGGACAGATTTTTATGCCGTTCGCACTGACCATTGTTTTCTCCCTGCTAGCCTCACTTCTTGTTGCCATTACGATTGTACCGATGCTGGCCAACAGTTTCTTTAAAAAAGGATTGAAAAAGAAAATAGACAGTGAGGAGCATCCCGGGAAACTTGCCGCCTTTTACAGAAGGGTACTCAATGGGGCATTAAATCATAAAGCCATCGTCTTCGGCTCTGCCATCCTGCTCTTCGCGGCAAGCCTGTTCCTCGTTCCTCATATCGGAGCAAGTTTTCTGCCGAGTGATCAGCAGAAGGAACTGATTCTGACCTACAATCCGAAACCGGGACAGACTCAGGACGACACGAAAGACGTTGCACTGCAGGCAGAAAAGTATTTGAATGAAAATAAAGACATGACAAAAATGCAGTATTCAATCGGGGGATCAGGATCAACACCGATGTTCCAGACCTCTGATAATCAGGCGCTCTTTTATGTCAGCTATAAAAAGGGCACACAGAATTTTGACAAACTGCAAAAGGATACGCTTAAAGGCCTGAACGGTTTATCCGATCAGGGCGAATGGAAAATACAGGATATGACTGGCGGAGGGGCAGGTTCAAACCAGCTGAGTCTGTATGTTTATGGAGATTCGATGAACGAACTGCAGCCGGTTGTTGAAGATGTCACAAATACCGTTAAAAAGGACAAGAATTTCTCGGAGGCGGACTCCAGTCTGACGCAGGCCTATGATCAATACACAATCGTTGCCGATCAGCAGAAACTGGGTCAGTACGGAATTGCCGCCGGACAGATTGCTCAGAGTCTGATGGCGTCCGGTAACATGTCGAACGCGCAACCGCTGACGACAATTAAGCGTGATGGCGACGACCTGAATGTTTATCTGAAAGTCCCTGAACAGGCAGGTGTGGACAATATCAATGATCTGACGGGTAAAACTGTCAAGTCTCAGACGGGTCAGGAAGTACCGATTGATGAACTTGCAACGGTGAAATCCGGAAAATCTCCACAAACGATTACGAAACGAGATGGTAAACTGTACGCCGAGGTAACGGCAAAAGTGAATGCCCGGGATGTCTCGGGTGCGACAGCAGATCTCAAAAAACAGATCGATAAGCTCGATCTTCCCGACGGGGCAAGTGTTTCATTCGCCGGCGTGGCGCAGCAAATGAACGAATCTTTCAGTCAGCTCGGTATGGCCATGCTGGCAGCGATTCTTATTGTCTACTTTGTTCTCGTTGTAACCTTCGGAGGCGGACTGGCACCGTTTGCTATTCTCTTCTCTCTTCCATTTGCTATTATCGGAAGTCTGGTGGCTTTGCTTCTTTCCGGGGAGACCATCAGTATATCATCCCTGATCGGTGCGCTGATGCTGATTGGCATTGTTGTCACAAATGCGGTCGTTTTGATCGATCGGGTTATTCACAAAGAAAAGGCCGGGTTCGATACGCGGGAAGCCCTGCTTGAAGCAGCCGGAACTCGAATTCGCCCTATCCTGATGACGGCTATTGCCACCATTTGTGCCCTGATTCCGCTTGCCATCGGAATGGAGAGCAGCGGAGGGATGATTTCAAAAGGCCTTGCAATCACCGTTATCGGAGGAATTACCAGTTCAACCATTCTGACGCTGATTATTGTACCTATTGTTTATGAAGCTCTGATGAAACTGAAGCATAAATTCAGCCGAAAAACGGCTAAAGTCACTGAATAA
- a CDS encoding YitT family protein, with translation MSVYQETKVLFIVIIGAILNAASLNLFLIPANVLSGGMTGIAQLISALLGPASIHISTGILLLLLNLPVAYAGWIKIGHRFTTYSLISVVLTTLFMMVIPVHPLTEDILLNAVFGGVVQATGVGLTLKFGASTGGMDIIAMVLSMKKDRPIGGYMFALNAVIILSAGFFFGWRRALYTLLQQYVSIRVIDAIHTSYVKLTAWIVTSRPKEVQKALYARLDRGITKIPAKGGFTDQNRDVLMMVITRYELYALKRIVTETDPKAFTNVVETAAVFGLFHKKRQV, from the coding sequence ATGTCTGTTTATCAGGAGACCAAAGTTCTGTTTATTGTTATAATCGGAGCGATTCTCAATGCCGCTTCGCTGAACCTCTTCTTAATCCCGGCAAATGTTCTGTCCGGTGGTATGACCGGTATTGCCCAGCTGATTTCAGCACTGCTGGGACCCGCATCGATCCATATCAGTACCGGGATTCTGCTGCTTCTGCTCAACCTTCCCGTAGCTTATGCCGGCTGGATTAAAATAGGACATCGTTTCACAACATACAGCCTGATCAGTGTCGTCCTGACGACACTTTTCATGATGGTGATTCCTGTTCATCCACTGACTGAAGATATTCTGCTGAATGCGGTGTTTGGCGGAGTCGTTCAGGCAACAGGAGTCGGGCTGACTCTGAAATTCGGTGCATCCACCGGAGGCATGGATATTATTGCCATGGTCCTCTCGATGAAAAAGGACCGCCCGATTGGGGGCTATATGTTTGCCTTGAATGCGGTGATCATTCTCTCTGCAGGATTCTTTTTTGGCTGGCGACGCGCTTTATACACCCTGCTCCAGCAATACGTCAGTATCAGAGTCATTGACGCCATTCACACCAGCTATGTGAAGCTGACCGCCTGGATTGTAACCAGCAGGCCTAAGGAAGTACAGAAAGCCCTTTACGCGAGGCTCGATCGGGGGATCACAAAAATTCCTGCAAAAGGTGGATTCACGGATCAGAATAGGGATGTCCTGATGATGGTCATCACCAGATATGAATTATACGCCTTAAAACGCATCGTCACTGAGACAGATCCCAAAGCCTTTACAAATGTAGTTGAAACAGCTGCCGTATTCGGACTGTTTCATAAAAAAAGGCAGGTATAA